In Notamacropus eugenii isolate mMacEug1 chromosome 1, mMacEug1.pri_v2, whole genome shotgun sequence, one genomic interval encodes:
- the SOX18 gene encoding transcription factor SOX-18, giving the protein MHRSPPVYGAEDVPQARRDCSWAPGPEPAAEPPGRAAAAAAAFCGSSPALTAAAAAPARTPSPGPGPGFAFRQGAPGAPASPPSPEPSPEPRYGYSPPPGRVESKQSDDSRIRRPMNAFMVWAKDERKRLAQQNPDLHNAVLSKMLGQAWKALTTAEKRPFVEEAERLRIQHLQDHPNYKYRPRRKKQAKKTRRLEPSLLLHGLSQPPNGSSCGAGAGAEGFAATHSGVPGHQQPPPLNHFRELHPLGAELDNFGLPTPEMSPLDVLEPSEPAFFPPHMQDDCGLLGFRSPYPPQLDYAPDKALARDLGGPYGQPPAPAHLAEALRTAPPPPPGLYYSQLCGPSGPAGPRASGLSPHLGQLSPPPEVHHLDGVEQLSSAELWTDVDRNEFDQYLNTSRTRPEVPGLAYHVSLAKLTPRTLSCEESSLISALSDASSAVYYSPCISG; this is encoded by the exons ATGCATAGATCGCCACCCGTCTACGGGGCAGAGGACGTTCCGCAGGCCCGGCGCGACTGTTCATGGGCCCCGGGGCCCGAGCCCGCAGCTGAGCCCCCCGGGcgcgcagccgccgccgccgcagcctTCTGCGGTTCGAGTCCAGCGCTGACCGCAGCAGCAGCCGCGCCTGCCCGGACGCCCAGCCCGGGCCCCGGACCCGGCTTCGCCTTCCGCCAGGGAGCTCCGGGGGCGCCCGCCTCCCCGCCAAGCCCCGAACCTAGTCCAGAGCCCCGCTATGGCTACAGCCCACCACCGGGTCGTGTTGAGAGCAAACAGAGTGACGATTCTCGCATCCGCCGGCCCATGAACGCCTTCATGGTCTGGGCCAAAGACGAGCGCAAGCGACTGGCGCAACAGAACCCTGATCTACACAACGCAGTCCTCAGCAAAATGCTGG GCCAGGCATGGAAAGCCCTGACCACGGCCGAGAAGCGTCCCTTCGTGGAGGAGGCGGAGCGGCTGCGTATCCAGCACCTGCAGGATCACCCCAACTACAAATACCGCCCCCGGAGGAAGAAGCAGGCCAAGAAAACCCGGCGACTGGAGCCAAGTCTCCTGCTGCACGGCCTCTCGCAGCCACCTAACGGTTCCAGCTGCGGCGCTGGCGCTGGCGCCGAGGGCTTTGCCGCAACACACTCGGGGGTCCCGGGCCACCAGCAGCCACCCCCCCTCAATCACTTCAGGGAACTGCACCCGCTGGGCGCCGAGCTGGACAACTTCGGGCTGCCCACGCCCGAGATGTCCCCGCTAGACGTGCTGGAGCCCAGCGAGCCAGCTTTCTTCCCTCCGCATATGCAGGATGACTGCGGTCTCCTAGGCTTCCGCTCGCCCTACCCGCCACAGTTGGACTACGCCCCTGACAAGGCGCTGGCTCGCGACCTGGGGGGCCCCTACGGGCAACCCCCGGCTCCAGCACACCTGGCCGAGGCCCTAAGGAccgcccccccgcccccgccaGGCCTCTACTATAGCCAGCTGTGCGGTCCTTCGGGTCCCGCCGGCCCCCGGGCCAGTGGCCTGTCCCCTCATTTGGGTCAGCTTTCTCCCCCTCCTGAGGTACACCACCTGGATGGCGTGGAACAGCTGAGTTCGGCTGAGCTGTGGACCGACGTGGACCGCAATGAGTTTGACCAATATCTAAACACGAGCAGGACTCGGCCAGAAGTGCCCGGGCTCGCGTACCACGTGTCTCTGGCCAAGCTAACCCCTAGGACCCTGTCCTGCGAGGAGAGCAGTTTGATATCTGCGCTGTCTGACGCCAGCAGTGCGGTCTACTACAGCCCCTGCATTAGCGGCTAA